The genomic DNA CGACCGTGGCTTCGCCATTACGAGCCTGGTGTGCCCCCACAGCTCGAGATCCCGGAAACGACGATGCCGGCATATCTGGCGCTCAACGCGGGACGCTATCCCCGCCGCGAGGCGATCCGTTTCTTCGGTAAGGCAATCACCTATCGGGAGCTCGACGAGGCCGTCAACCGGTTCGCCAACGTGCTCGTCCGGCTCGGCGTCCAGCCAGGTGACCGGGTCGCGCTCGTCCTGCCCAACTGCCCCCAGATCGTCATCGGCTACTACGGTGCCTTGCGCGCCGGCGCAGTCGTCGCACCCTGCAACCCGCTCTACGCCGAGCCGGAACTCGCGTACCAGCTGCGCGATGCCGAGGTCAAGATCGTCCTCTGCCTCTCGCTCATGTTCCCCAAGGTCCAGACGATCCGCGACCAGGTTCCGACGCTCGAGCACGTCATCGTGACGAATATCAAGGAGTATCTGCCACCGCTCGCCCGCGTCGGCTTCACGCTCTTCCGCGAGCGGAAAGAAGGACACGAGGTGACGTTACCGGAGGACGGTCGCACGCACTGGCTGCAGCCGCTCCTCCAGAACGCTCCGGCCACACCACCGGGCGTCACGAGGGAGCCAGACGACCTGGCTGTCTTGCAGTACACCGCTGGGACGACCGGCATACCGAAGGGCGCGATGTTGACGCACCGGAACCTCGTGGCGGTCACCTTGCAGACGCACGCGTGGGCGCGCAATATCGAGGAGCCGGACGGTTCCGACGTCGTCCTCGGTGTTATCCCGATTTTCCACATCTACGGTCAGACGGTCGTCATGAACTTCCCGATCGTCAGCGGCGGCTGCATGGTGCTCATTCCGCGGTTCAACCTGAAAGAGGTCCTCGAAGCGATCGACCACGAGCACCCGACTTTCTTTCCTGGCGTGCCGACCATGTATGCTGTCCTGGCGAACGCCCCCAAGGTCGAGAAGTACAACCTGCGCTCGCTCAAGGCCTGCATTTCCGGCGCCGCGCCGCTCCCGGTCGCTGTCCAGGAACAGTTCGAGCAGCTCACCGGCGCGCGGCTCGTCGAGGGGTACGGTCTTTCGGAAGCGCCGGTGACGCACTGTAACCCGATCCTCGGCGAGCGGCGTCCTGGGACGATCGGCCTGCCGCTTCCGAGCACCGAAGCGATCGTCGTCGACCTCGAGACCGGAACGCAGATGCTCCCACCGGGCGAGATCGGCGAACTCGCCGTGCGCGGTCCTCAGGTCATGCAGGGTTACTGGAAGCGGCTGGACGAGACGGAGCGCGTCTTCCGCGGCAGCTGGTTCCTGACCGGCGACATCGCACGCATGACCGAGGACGGTTACTTCCAGATCGTCGACCGTCGCAAGGACATGATCATCGTCGGTGGCCTCAAGGTCTTCCCGAGCGAGGTGGAATCGGTCCTCCTGCAGCACCCAGCGGTCAAGGAAGCGGTCGTGGTCGGGATTCCCGATCCCTACCGCGGCGAGACGGTCAAGGCGTACGTCGTCCTCCGCGAGGGGGCTCAAGTGGATGCCCGAGACCTCCTGGCCTTCTGCCGCGAGCGCCTGGCCCCGCATCGGGTGCCGCGCGAGATCGAGTTCCGGGCGGAACTGCCGAAGAACCTGATCGGCAAGGTGCTCCGGCGCAAGCTGGTGGAGGAGGAACTGGCCAAGCGGCAGGGCAGCGCCCCCACCGCGCCCGAGGGGTAGGCGGACTCAGGAGCGCGCCACGGCAGCCGCCGGTGTCCGCCGGCGCAGCAGCCAGACGAGCGCGACCGCGCCAGCCAATGCGGTGACCAGCGCGATGACTTGTGCTTGCTGGAGCCCCCAGATCCAGACGGCTTCCTGGCGGACGAAGCTGATCCAGAAGCGACCGATACCGTAGAGCACCCAGTAGAGCGCGAAGAGCGAACCGTCGGGAAGCCCCCGGCGGCGCAAACGCCAGAGGATGGCCAGCACCAGAAAGTTGACCGCCATATCGTAGAGCGGATAGGGGTGGGTCGGGACACCGAGGAGATCGGCCGGGAGGAGCGCCTTCGGATTGGTGTA from Thermomicrobium sp. 4228-Ro includes the following:
- a CDS encoding long-chain-fatty-acid--CoA ligase, which gives rise to MGATSQLPQSLPLTTEARPWLRHYEPGVPPQLEIPETTMPAYLALNAGRYPRREAIRFFGKAITYRELDEAVNRFANVLVRLGVQPGDRVALVLPNCPQIVIGYYGALRAGAVVAPCNPLYAEPELAYQLRDAEVKIVLCLSLMFPKVQTIRDQVPTLEHVIVTNIKEYLPPLARVGFTLFRERKEGHEVTLPEDGRTHWLQPLLQNAPATPPGVTREPDDLAVLQYTAGTTGIPKGAMLTHRNLVAVTLQTHAWARNIEEPDGSDVVLGVIPIFHIYGQTVVMNFPIVSGGCMVLIPRFNLKEVLEAIDHEHPTFFPGVPTMYAVLANAPKVEKYNLRSLKACISGAAPLPVAVQEQFEQLTGARLVEGYGLSEAPVTHCNPILGERRPGTIGLPLPSTEAIVVDLETGTQMLPPGEIGELAVRGPQVMQGYWKRLDETERVFRGSWFLTGDIARMTEDGYFQIVDRRKDMIIVGGLKVFPSEVESVLLQHPAVKEAVVVGIPDPYRGETVKAYVVLREGAQVDARDLLAFCRERLAPHRVPREIEFRAELPKNLIGKVLRRKLVEEELAKRQGSAPTAPEG